The following proteins come from a genomic window of Chloracidobacterium sp.:
- a CDS encoding class I SAM-dependent methyltransferase, with protein sequence MAKWGATLGDAPQSFLGAGWIPRLLGRVGDKKKRLWALRILALSPHYFFNSDDPSFRTLSEADYLEAEYCEGVISRQRIFDKILAQRLTTEDVVIDYGCGPGFLAKIVAESVRRVYAFDISDGALACARVINPAPNLEYLKADESGLASVDDSSVDAVVSFAMVQHVTDSILGKIVSIWATKLKSGGRIYVHIQLLNEEWRAENEWRDDTSIKGKLKFRYGLHCFGRSESAIEAMLKENGFERIEFRPMSSFLDEPRTDDVWPQHFVSAVKL encoded by the coding sequence ATGGCGAAATGGGGAGCGACGCTCGGCGACGCTCCTCAATCATTTCTGGGTGCAGGCTGGATACCAAGACTGCTCGGTCGGGTTGGCGATAAAAAAAAGCGACTTTGGGCTTTGCGCATTCTTGCACTCAGCCCGCATTACTTTTTCAATTCTGACGATCCGTCGTTCAGAACACTCTCAGAGGCCGATTATCTCGAGGCCGAGTATTGTGAAGGTGTGATCTCGCGTCAGCGGATCTTCGACAAGATACTTGCACAGCGATTGACGACCGAGGACGTAGTTATTGACTACGGATGCGGACCGGGATTCCTTGCCAAGATCGTCGCCGAAAGTGTTCGTCGCGTCTACGCCTTCGATATTTCAGATGGAGCACTTGCATGTGCACGCGTTATCAATCCGGCACCGAATCTCGAATATCTGAAGGCCGATGAATCGGGATTGGCCTCGGTCGATGATTCCAGCGTGGATGCCGTAGTGAGTTTTGCAATGGTTCAGCACGTCACCGATTCGATCCTTGGCAAAATTGTCTCGATATGGGCCACAAAACTGAAGAGCGGCGGTAGGATCTATGTCCACATTCAACTGTTGAACGAAGAATGGCGAGCCGAGAATGAGTGGCGTGATGATACTTCGATAAAAGGGAAGCTAAAATTCAGATACGGCCTTCATTGTTTTGGACGTTCTGAATCGGCGATCGAAGCGATGCTTAAAGAAAATGGGTTTGAGCGGATAGAGTTTAGGCCGATGTCGTCATTCCTCGATGAGCCGCGAACCGACGACGTTTGGCCGCAGCATTTTGTCTCGGCCGTTAAGCTGTGA
- a CDS encoding cysteine dioxygenase family protein — translation MGKRVKITELIEGLRSIPDESFVCENVYDFLSANPIEVASLDRFLFWDADCYTRNLIYKDERFEMMAICWDRGQTSRVHNHADQRCWMTVPIGKLRGQNFAVREIDESRGYCKLIETDAFDLSDCLAAKVELEEPIHQVLNLAEFNERAVSVHIYSKPFDTCVSYCRDTDTFKTVKLFYTSIDGKLCDGVRLNCAETDLTA, via the coding sequence ATGGGAAAACGAGTCAAAATCACTGAACTTATCGAAGGGCTGAGGTCGATACCCGATGAATCGTTCGTTTGCGAAAATGTGTACGACTTTTTGAGCGCTAACCCGATCGAGGTGGCGTCTTTAGATCGGTTCTTGTTCTGGGACGCCGATTGTTACACGAGAAATCTGATCTACAAAGATGAACGCTTCGAGATGATGGCGATATGCTGGGATCGCGGGCAAACTTCACGAGTTCACAACCATGCAGATCAGCGATGCTGGATGACCGTTCCGATAGGGAAGCTTCGCGGGCAGAATTTCGCGGTACGCGAGATTGACGAGAGCAGAGGATACTGTAAGTTGATAGAAACCGATGCATTTGACCTATCAGACTGCCTGGCGGCGAAGGTCGAACTCGAAGAACCGATCCATCAGGTCTTAAATCTTGCCGAATTCAATGAGCGTGCGGTAAGCGTTCACATCTATTCAAAGCCGTTCGACACATGTGTTTCTTACTGCCGCGACACGGATACTTTTAAGACGGTAAAGCTTTTTTATACAAGCATCGATGGAAAGCTCTGTGATGGCGTGCGGCTGAACTGCGCTGAAACGGATCTCACAGCTTAA
- the pdhA gene encoding pyruvate dehydrogenase (acetyl-transferring) E1 component subunit alpha, with product MKAEYDKRRSSQIESIKRTDRKLLREMLYLMVLGRRFEEKCAEVYRMGKIGGFCHLYIGQEAIGVGTMTALEPTDMVITSYRDHVQAMIKGISPEAVMAELYGKEGGCVGGKGGSMHMFSKEHEFYGGHGIVGGQIGVGTGMAYASKYRNSGQVVVCFFGEAAVNQGIFHESLNMAQLWGLPIIYVCENNQYGMGTSQERAMSTQNVAKKAESYEMANEFVDGMDVMAVRDAMLRAIDRARNESQPTLLEVRSYRFMGHSMSDPGNYRTRDEIAKYQERDPISLFKDSLKVAKVLTDKDFDAIEKEAAASTERAVKFADESPFPSESQLLTDVYA from the coding sequence ATGAAGGCCGAGTACGACAAAAGGCGGTCATCACAGATCGAATCGATCAAACGAACTGACCGAAAGCTTCTTCGCGAGATGCTCTACCTGATGGTCCTAGGACGACGTTTTGAGGAAAAATGCGCCGAGGTCTACCGGATGGGAAAGATCGGCGGATTCTGTCACTTGTATATCGGACAGGAGGCTATCGGGGTCGGAACGATGACCGCTCTCGAACCTACCGATATGGTCATCACGTCCTATCGCGACCACGTGCAGGCGATGATCAAAGGCATCTCACCTGAAGCCGTGATGGCCGAACTTTACGGCAAAGAAGGCGGCTGTGTCGGCGGGAAGGGTGGCTCGATGCACATGTTCTCGAAAGAGCATGAGTTTTATGGGGGACACGGGATCGTCGGAGGCCAGATCGGTGTCGGGACCGGAATGGCGTACGCGTCGAAGTACCGAAACTCGGGTCAGGTCGTCGTTTGTTTTTTTGGCGAAGCGGCTGTGAATCAGGGTATCTTTCACGAATCGCTAAATATGGCGCAGTTGTGGGGGCTTCCGATCATTTACGTTTGCGAGAATAATCAATACGGCATGGGCACATCGCAGGAAAGAGCGATGAGCACACAGAACGTTGCGAAAAAAGCAGAGTCATATGAGATGGCAAACGAATTCGTCGACGGGATGGACGTGATGGCCGTCCGCGATGCGATGCTCCGTGCGATCGACCGTGCCCGCAACGAGTCGCAGCCAACGCTGCTGGAGGTCAGATCCTACCGATTCATGGGACATTCGATGTCCGATCCGGGAAACTACCGAACCCGCGACGAGATCGCTAAATATCAGGAACGCGACCCGATCTCGCTTTTCAAGGACAGCTTGAAAGTTGCTAAGGTCCTGACTGATAAGGACTTCGATGCGATCGAAAAAGAGGCTGCCGCATCGACTGAAAGGGCCGTCAAATTCGCAGACGAAAGCCCGTTCCCGAGCGAAAGCCAGCTATTGACCGACGTTTACGCATAG
- a CDS encoding pyruvate dehydrogenase complex E1 component subunit beta: MAVLTIRDALNQALREELIRDENVFVMGEEVAEYDGAYKVTRGLWKEFGDKRVVDTPITELGFAGLGVGAAMAGLRPVIEFMTFNFSILASDQIINHAAKMLYMSGGEFKVPIVFRGPNGSAYQVSSQHSQALEALYANFPGLKVVMPSTPADAKGLLKSSIRDDNPVIFMEQERMYGMKSEVPEGEDFTIPLGVADVKREGTDCTVVARSMTVPMALEAAERMQSEFDVSVEVVDPRTIKPLDIDTIVASVMKTNRLVIAEESHSFASVGAEITYQVMDHAFDYLDAPIKRVSTAETPMPYAKNLEAAALPSVDKIVAAIKEACYL, translated from the coding sequence ATGGCAGTATTAACGATCCGCGACGCCCTTAATCAGGCTTTGCGTGAAGAATTGATAAGAGACGAGAATGTCTTCGTCATGGGCGAAGAGGTAGCTGAATACGATGGCGCTTACAAGGTGACCCGCGGACTGTGGAAAGAGTTTGGTGACAAACGCGTCGTTGATACGCCGATCACTGAGCTTGGGTTTGCCGGACTTGGCGTTGGTGCGGCGATGGCCGGTCTGAGGCCGGTTATCGAGTTCATGACCTTCAATTTCTCGATCCTTGCGTCCGACCAGATAATCAACCACGCGGCGAAGATGCTGTATATGTCGGGCGGAGAGTTCAAGGTGCCGATCGTGTTCCGAGGCCCGAACGGTTCGGCATATCAAGTGTCGTCTCAGCACTCACAGGCTCTCGAAGCCCTTTATGCGAATTTTCCGGGCCTGAAGGTCGTTATGCCATCGACTCCGGCGGACGCTAAGGGCTTACTCAAGTCTTCTATCCGTGACGACAACCCTGTCATCTTTATGGAACAGGAACGAATGTACGGGATGAAGAGCGAAGTGCCCGAGGGCGAGGATTTCACCATCCCGCTCGGCGTTGCTGACGTTAAACGCGAAGGTACCGATTGCACGGTCGTCGCACGCTCGATGACCGTTCCCATGGCCCTCGAAGCTGCAGAGAGGATGCAGTCGGAATTCGACGTATCGGTCGAGGTCGTCGATCCACGAACCATCAAACCGCTTGATATCGATACGATCGTCGCCTCGGTGATGAAAACGAACCGGCTGGTGATTGCCGAAGAATCGCATTCGTTTGCAAGCGTAGGTGCGGAGATCACATATCAGGTCATGGATCATGCGTTCGACTATCTAGACGCCCCGATCAAGCGTGTTTCGACCGCTGAAACGCCGATGCCGTATGCAAAGAATCTTGAGGCTGCGGCGCTGCCGAGTGTCGATAAGATCGTCGCGGCCATCAAGGAGGCGTGCTATCTTTAG
- a CDS encoding GIY-YIG nuclease family protein has translation MDNKAAKIAYKLSWRPMGVFQIRNTANDKIYVGSSTDLNAIFNRTRFQLFAGAHPNKGLEADWKLFGTGKFEFEILEEIFPREDVNYDYIADLDTLEDLWLEKLQPYGEKGYNERKRSREERLQMIAANRKQ, from the coding sequence ATGGACAATAAAGCTGCGAAAATAGCATACAAACTCTCGTGGCGGCCTATGGGCGTTTTCCAGATCCGAAACACAGCAAACGACAAGATATATGTCGGATCGTCCACCGACCTGAATGCGATATTCAATCGGACGCGCTTTCAGCTCTTCGCTGGCGCTCATCCGAATAAAGGACTCGAAGCAGACTGGAAACTCTTCGGCACAGGCAAATTCGAATTCGAGATCCTCGAAGAGATATTCCCTCGCGAAGACGTTAACTACGATTACATTGCCGACCTCGACACGCTGGAAGATCTTTGGCTCGAGAAGCTGCAGCCGTACGGCGAAAAAGGCTACAACGAACGAAAGCGGTCGCGGGAAGAACGTCTGCAGATGATCGCAGCGAACAGAAAACAATAA